The Nonlabens spongiae genome contains a region encoding:
- the mraY gene encoding phospho-N-acetylmuramoyl-pentapeptide-transferase: MLYYLIDYLEQEFGLPGASLFSYITFRAAIAFIMSLGFSTIYGKKIIRYLQKQQVGETVRDLGLEGQAQKAGTPTMGGLIIIFSTLIPVVLLAAIDNIYVVMLIITTIWMGLIGFTDDYIKIFKKDKGGLHGKFKVIGQVGLGAIVGAIMYFHPGITIKEEIRNPEQQQEALLQTSPVEFTEAKQSTKTTIPFVKNNELDYSRVFEWISPELVSWSWLIFIPIVIIIVTAVSNGANLTDGIDGLAAGTSAIIVITLALFAWISGNIIFADYLNVMYIPNSGEMVVFIAAFAGGLVGFLWYNTYPAQVFMGDTGSLTIGGIIAVLAIATRKELLIPILCGVFLMENLSVMMQVSWFKYTKKKFGEGRRIFLMSPLHHHYQKRGIHESKIVVRFWIVGILLAIISIVTLKIR; the protein is encoded by the coding sequence ATGCTGTATTATCTCATAGACTATTTAGAACAAGAGTTCGGCTTGCCAGGAGCGTCGCTGTTTAGTTACATCACGTTTAGGGCAGCGATTGCATTTATCATGTCTCTGGGTTTTTCTACCATTTATGGAAAGAAGATCATACGCTATTTGCAGAAACAGCAAGTAGGTGAAACGGTAAGAGATTTAGGGCTGGAAGGTCAGGCGCAAAAAGCAGGAACGCCCACTATGGGAGGTTTGATCATCATTTTTTCAACGTTGATCCCTGTTGTTCTTCTAGCGGCCATCGACAATATTTACGTAGTCATGCTGATCATTACCACGATCTGGATGGGTTTGATCGGTTTTACAGATGATTACATTAAGATTTTTAAGAAAGACAAAGGTGGCCTACACGGTAAATTTAAGGTAATCGGTCAGGTAGGTTTAGGTGCAATCGTAGGAGCTATAATGTACTTCCACCCGGGTATAACGATCAAAGAAGAAATCAGAAATCCGGAACAGCAACAAGAGGCATTGCTGCAAACTTCTCCAGTAGAATTTACCGAAGCAAAGCAGTCCACAAAAACCACTATTCCTTTCGTAAAAAACAATGAACTGGATTATTCCAGAGTTTTTGAATGGATCAGTCCTGAACTGGTAAGCTGGTCTTGGCTCATTTTTATTCCAATAGTTATCATAATCGTGACGGCGGTTTCAAACGGAGCTAACCTTACTGATGGAATCGATGGACTCGCGGCGGGCACCAGCGCTATAATCGTGATCACGCTGGCATTGTTTGCCTGGATCTCGGGTAATATCATTTTTGCAGATTACCTCAATGTCATGTACATCCCTAATTCTGGGGAAATGGTGGTGTTTATAGCTGCCTTTGCCGGTGGGCTAGTAGGTTTTTTATGGTACAACACTTATCCCGCTCAAGTTTTTATGGGAGATACGGGAAGCTTGACCATAGGCGGAATCATAGCCGTACTGGCCATCGCTACACGCAAAGAATTATTGATCCCGATCCTGTGTGGTGTTTTCTTGATGGAAAATTTATCGGTCATGATGCAGGTGAGCTGGTTCAAATACACCAAAAAGAAATTTGGAGAAGGACGTCGCATCTTTTTGATGTCACCACTTCACCACCATTATCAGAAGCGTGGTATCCACGAGAGCAAAATCGTTGTGCGCTTTTGGATCGTGGGGATTTTACTCGCCATCATCAGTATTGTAACCCTTAAAATCAGATAA
- the ftsA gene encoding cell division protein FtsA, which translates to MSAREYAVGLDIGTTKIVAMIGRKNEYGKLEILGVGRSKSLGVHRGVVNNITQTITSIQQAVDQAESVSGIEIKEVTVGIAGQHIRSLQHSDYITRGDSDEVISQEDVNNLCKQVYKLVMLPGEEIIHVLPQEYKIDGQSEIKEPIGMYGGRLEANFHLVIGQVASIKNIYRCVKSADLDLKKITLEPLASADAVLSQEEKEAGVALIDIGGGTTDLAIFKDGIIRHTAVIPQGGNIITQDIKEGCSIIEKQAELLKTKFGSAWPGENKENEIVSIPGLRGREPKEITLKNLSKIIHARVIEILETVFVEIKNYGHDEPKKQLIAGVVLTGGGSQLKHIKQLAEYVTGMPSRIGYPNEHLAGDSDTECTSPLFSTAVGLVMKGLEETYEEEAEEEPVVEEVDVQEAVFEPKETEEPGQEPEPTEEEAPKITQPTKRKGIFDTWATKFKEFLDNAE; encoded by the coding sequence ATGAGCGCACGGGAATATGCGGTAGGTCTGGACATAGGAACGACTAAGATCGTTGCCATGATCGGTCGCAAGAATGAGTATGGAAAGCTGGAAATTTTAGGCGTAGGGCGTTCCAAAAGCCTAGGAGTTCACCGTGGCGTGGTGAACAATATCACACAAACCATTACATCCATACAGCAGGCCGTAGATCAGGCAGAGTCAGTCAGTGGTATTGAGATTAAAGAAGTTACGGTAGGAATTGCGGGTCAACACATACGCAGTTTGCAGCACAGCGATTACATTACGCGTGGCGACAGTGATGAAGTCATCAGCCAGGAAGATGTCAACAATTTGTGCAAGCAGGTTTACAAATTAGTCATGCTGCCAGGCGAGGAAATTATTCATGTCTTACCACAAGAATATAAAATCGACGGACAGTCTGAAATCAAGGAGCCTATCGGTATGTACGGCGGTCGATTGGAAGCTAATTTTCACTTGGTAATCGGTCAAGTGGCTTCTATAAAAAACATTTACCGCTGCGTTAAAAGCGCTGATCTGGACCTCAAGAAAATTACTTTGGAGCCACTTGCCAGCGCAGATGCTGTTTTGAGCCAAGAGGAAAAAGAAGCCGGTGTCGCTTTAATCGATATAGGTGGTGGGACCACAGACCTCGCTATTTTCAAGGACGGAATCATCCGTCACACGGCAGTCATTCCACAAGGCGGGAATATCATTACCCAAGACATCAAAGAGGGATGCAGCATTATCGAGAAGCAGGCAGAATTGCTGAAAACTAAATTTGGTAGTGCATGGCCAGGGGAGAATAAGGAAAACGAGATCGTTTCTATTCCCGGGCTGCGTGGTAGAGAACCAAAGGAAATCACGCTAAAGAATCTCAGTAAAATCATTCACGCTAGAGTGATCGAGATTCTAGAAACCGTATTTGTTGAAATCAAGAATTACGGTCACGATGAACCTAAAAAGCAACTCATCGCTGGTGTTGTGCTGACTGGTGGTGGTAGCCAACTCAAGCACATTAAACAGCTTGCAGAATATGTAACGGGAATGCCTAGCAGAATAGGCTATCCTAACGAGCATCTAGCAGGCGATAGCGATACTGAATGCACAAGCCCATTATTTTCAACTGCGGTAGGTCTCGTCATGAAGGGACTTGAAGAAACTTATGAAGAGGAGGCAGAAGAAGAGCCTGTGGTTGAAGAAGTAGATGTTCAAGAGGCTGTTTTTGAACCAAAAGAAACAGAAGAACCCGGACAAGAACCTGAACCTACCGAAGAAGAAGCACCTAAAATAACACAACCCACTAAGCGCAAAGGAATCTTTGACACGTGGGCGACAAAATTTAAAGAATTTCTGGACAACGCTGAATAA
- the murG gene encoding undecaprenyldiphospho-muramoylpentapeptide beta-N-acetylglucosaminyltransferase, with protein sequence MKPYRFIISGGGTGGHIYPAISIANELRKRYPDCAILFVGAADRMEMEKVPAAGYEIKGLWISGIQRSLSLKNLMFPFKVIKSIRDSYKILKEFKPDVAIGTGGYASGPLLYAAHKKGIPTLIQEQNSYPGITNKLLSKKVDKVCVASDGLDRFFPASKITLTGNPVRQDLLNLQNLRSEAVAEMNLDPERKTLLVLGGSLGARRINQLIDEHLDVLKNDVQIIWQCGKFYFETYKNKAQDGVQVHAFLNRMDYAYAAADFIISRAGASSISELAIVGKPVIFIPSPHVAEDHQRKNAEAVVKKDAALMITENQLEEQFLSTWNTLIHDHALQEKLSTNFKKLALPKATEHIVDLIESFLHAS encoded by the coding sequence GTGAAGCCATATAGATTCATCATATCAGGCGGTGGAACAGGAGGTCATATCTATCCCGCGATCTCGATTGCAAATGAGTTACGCAAGCGTTACCCAGATTGTGCAATCTTATTTGTGGGTGCCGCAGATCGTATGGAAATGGAAAAAGTGCCGGCAGCTGGTTATGAAATCAAAGGTTTGTGGATCAGCGGCATTCAGCGCAGTTTGAGCCTTAAAAATCTCATGTTTCCTTTTAAAGTGATTAAAAGCATTAGAGATTCTTATAAGATTTTAAAAGAATTCAAACCTGATGTCGCTATAGGAACTGGAGGTTACGCCAGCGGGCCTTTGTTATATGCGGCGCATAAAAAAGGGATTCCCACATTGATCCAAGAACAAAATTCGTATCCGGGAATCACAAACAAACTGCTGTCTAAAAAAGTAGATAAGGTCTGCGTCGCCAGCGATGGACTCGATCGATTTTTTCCAGCCAGCAAGATCACATTAACCGGTAATCCTGTAAGGCAAGATTTGCTGAATCTTCAAAATTTGAGAAGCGAGGCAGTCGCAGAAATGAATCTCGATCCAGAAAGAAAAACTTTGCTCGTTCTGGGCGGGAGTTTGGGAGCTCGACGCATCAATCAGCTTATTGATGAGCATCTAGACGTACTCAAAAATGATGTTCAGATCATCTGGCAATGCGGGAAATTTTATTTTGAAACCTATAAAAATAAAGCTCAGGATGGCGTTCAAGTGCATGCGTTTTTAAATCGTATGGATTACGCCTATGCCGCAGCCGATTTTATTATTTCTCGTGCTGGAGCTAGCTCGATTAGTGAATTAGCTATAGTCGGGAAACCGGTAATTTTTATTCCATCGCCCCATGTGGCAGAGGATCACCAGCGCAAAAATGCAGAAGCCGTTGTTAAGAAAGACGCTGCACTTATGATTACTGAAAACCAGCTGGAAGAGCAGTTCTTATCGACTTGGAACACTTTGATCCATGATCATGCATTACAAGAAAAACTATCAACCAACTTTAAAAAATTGGCACTCCCAAAAGCCACAGAGCACATCGTTGATCTCATAGAAAGCTTCCTCCATGCATCATAA
- a CDS encoding FtsW/RodA/SpoVE family cell cycle protein — MKIKDYIAGDRFLWALVLVLLLFSFLPVYSASTNLAYLGHGTGNTMKFLVKHFAHVIIGLFLLYAVHKIPYNYFKGLSILLLPIVVVLLIFTAVQGGTMGGANAARWITIPGVGVQFQTSTFAAVVLMVWVAKYLTSIKDKTITFKQSVLPLWVPVGVVLALVLPANFSTTALIFSMVLLLCFVGGYPKRYLAGILGIGVVALGLFVLTAKAFPGLFPNRVDTWVSRIASFSGEGDADTTYQVDKAKTAIAKGHIFGEGPGKSTSKHFLPQSSSDFIYAIIIEEFGLIGGVFVLMVYMLFLFRLVIIATKTETVFGRLLVIGVGFPIVFQALINMAVAVNLMPVTGQTLPFISSGGTSILMSCMAVGIVLSVSKQRQEVKEQNSPAEEEMNPLNVLSEAI; from the coding sequence TTGAAGATCAAAGATTACATAGCGGGCGATCGATTTCTATGGGCATTAGTGCTCGTGCTTTTACTGTTTTCATTTTTACCGGTATATAGCGCCAGTACAAACCTGGCGTATTTAGGACATGGGACCGGTAATACAATGAAGTTTTTGGTGAAACATTTTGCTCATGTGATCATTGGTTTGTTTTTGCTTTATGCAGTACATAAAATTCCCTACAACTATTTCAAGGGATTGAGCATTTTATTGCTGCCTATTGTGGTAGTGCTATTGATTTTTACAGCAGTTCAGGGCGGTACTATGGGCGGTGCAAACGCTGCCAGATGGATTACTATTCCCGGTGTGGGCGTACAGTTTCAGACCAGTACGTTTGCTGCTGTGGTATTGATGGTTTGGGTGGCAAAATACCTGACCAGCATCAAAGATAAAACGATCACTTTTAAGCAATCTGTTTTACCTCTTTGGGTACCAGTAGGAGTCGTTTTGGCGCTGGTTTTACCTGCCAATTTCTCAACAACAGCGTTGATCTTTTCCATGGTTTTATTGTTATGTTTTGTAGGTGGTTATCCCAAAAGATATCTCGCAGGAATCCTCGGCATTGGAGTTGTTGCTTTAGGGCTATTTGTTTTGACAGCAAAAGCTTTTCCAGGCCTCTTCCCCAATCGGGTGGATACGTGGGTTTCCCGTATTGCAAGCTTTTCAGGAGAAGGTGATGCTGATACAACTTATCAGGTAGATAAAGCCAAAACAGCCATTGCTAAAGGACACATTTTTGGAGAAGGTCCTGGTAAGAGTACCTCAAAACATTTCCTACCACAATCCTCAAGTGATTTTATCTACGCGATAATCATTGAAGAATTCGGTTTGATCGGTGGTGTGTTTGTGTTGATGGTATATATGCTGTTTTTGTTTCGACTGGTCATTATCGCGACCAAAACCGAGACCGTATTCGGCAGATTACTGGTGATAGGAGTAGGTTTCCCGATTGTTTTTCAAGCTTTGATTAATATGGCTGTGGCCGTGAACCTTATGCCCGTTACTGGTCAGACTTTACCATTTATTAGTAGTGGTGGAACTTCTATACTCATGAGTTGTATGGCAGTAGGAATCGTGTTGAGCGTGAGCAAACAGCGTCAAGAAGTTAAAGAACAAAATTCACCAGCTGAAGAAGAAATGAACCCCCTAAACGTTTTAAGTGAAGCCATATAG
- a CDS encoding cell division protein FtsQ/DivIB: MKNKIFFFCAIILTCIFYGFSAKRFESRSVNNVNILFTDKSDPIISEQNVDKLLIQSRDSAEMLFLENLDLNKSESRLVQNEMIRSAEVSVTLDGEIQAVVEARRPIARIMGSPDKYLDDDNLLMPLSKEYTVRVPLVFGFQDQDQDDLYQLIMTLRNDELLSESFSDVRIDAARGFLLSPRAFDFEVVLGSVEELDTKLVKYEAFIAKMAKDKKLKELGTVDLRYKKQVVATKNKSV, encoded by the coding sequence ATGAAGAATAAGATTTTTTTCTTTTGCGCGATAATTCTCACGTGCATTTTTTACGGTTTCTCGGCAAAGCGATTTGAGAGTCGGTCGGTAAATAATGTAAACATCTTATTTACAGATAAAAGCGACCCGATTATCTCTGAACAAAACGTTGATAAGTTGTTGATACAAAGTAGGGATAGTGCTGAAATGCTGTTTCTGGAAAATTTAGATTTGAATAAGAGCGAGTCGCGCCTTGTTCAGAATGAAATGATCAGAAGCGCAGAGGTTTCCGTAACGCTAGACGGTGAAATACAAGCCGTAGTTGAGGCTCGCAGGCCTATTGCTAGAATTATGGGATCTCCAGATAAGTATTTGGACGACGACAATCTTTTGATGCCATTGTCAAAAGAATATACGGTGCGAGTGCCGCTCGTTTTTGGCTTTCAGGACCAGGATCAGGATGATCTGTACCAGCTTATTATGACTTTAAGAAATGATGAGTTGTTGTCAGAAAGTTTTAGCGATGTGCGCATCGATGCTGCGAGAGGATTTTTGCTATCGCCGCGAGCATTTGATTTTGAGGTGGTGCTGGGATCGGTAGAAGAACTTGATACCAAGCTAGTGAAGTATGAGGCCTTTATTGCAAAAATGGCTAAGGATAAAAAATTGAAGGAATTAGGGACGGTAGACCTGCGGTACAAAAAGCAGGTAGTTGCTACAAAAAATAAATCAGTATGA
- the ftsZ gene encoding cell division protein FtsZ, producing the protein MSQDDQDSIIFDLPKNTSNVIKVIGVGGGGSNAIKHMFQQGINGVDFVICNTDSQALNNSPIPNKVQLGVTLTEGLGAGANPEVGERAARESIEEVRALLDTTTKMVFITAGMGGGTGTGAAPVIAEIAQEMDILTVGIVTTPFQFEGKVRNEQAQKGIEKFRQHVDSLIIINNNKLREVYGNLGFKAGFSKADEVLATASKGIAEVITNHYVQNIDLRDAKTVLSNSGTAIMGSSQASGSNRAQEGILKALDSPLLNDNKITGAKNVLLLIVSGGDEITIDEIGEINEHIQNEAGHSANIIMGVGEDESLGDAIAITVIATGFNIEQQHEISNTDSKRIIHTLEEEQRTTKVLSDSNEKVTPGRLIMDLEEDEEVDENDAFAKADKQKSPSQQKVIVHELGEEEEETLPKPTPNNDLIKTSEEIKDIEIKDEEYVDPAGTLFTITDEDEVQEPVVNEEKETPFSLDFDMPLSQEKEQPAQEERPIKHNLEDIEIRNAEELPNKVEPSGVKKYSLQDFMEDEEDEPFVSQRKEPTKVSEPEIKIVKKPQVKADPLTTPLDPVEPIADPTELPINEAILRRAEERKRKLHLYNYKFKSSDKLDEMERQPAYKRQGVELDSMPEDQVKSRTSISTDENNQLKFKSNNNSYLHDRAD; encoded by the coding sequence ATGAGCCAGGACGATCAAGACAGTATCATTTTTGACTTGCCTAAAAACACTTCAAATGTCATCAAGGTGATAGGTGTAGGTGGTGGTGGTAGCAATGCCATCAAACACATGTTCCAGCAAGGGATCAATGGGGTGGATTTTGTGATCTGCAACACAGATTCGCAAGCCTTAAACAACAGCCCGATACCTAATAAAGTACAATTGGGTGTTACCTTGACTGAAGGTCTGGGAGCAGGAGCAAATCCAGAAGTAGGAGAAAGAGCAGCAAGAGAAAGCATTGAAGAAGTGCGCGCCTTACTAGATACAACCACAAAAATGGTTTTCATCACTGCAGGAATGGGTGGTGGTACCGGTACCGGTGCAGCTCCTGTCATTGCAGAGATCGCTCAAGAAATGGATATTCTTACCGTGGGAATTGTCACGACACCTTTCCAATTTGAAGGAAAAGTAAGGAATGAGCAGGCGCAAAAAGGAATTGAGAAATTCCGCCAGCATGTGGACTCGCTGATCATTATCAATAACAATAAATTACGTGAGGTTTACGGTAATCTAGGTTTTAAAGCTGGTTTCTCAAAAGCAGACGAAGTTCTTGCTACCGCCTCAAAAGGAATTGCTGAGGTAATAACAAATCACTACGTCCAGAACATTGACTTGCGCGATGCAAAAACGGTACTTTCTAATTCGGGTACGGCGATTATGGGTAGCTCTCAGGCTTCAGGATCAAATCGTGCTCAAGAGGGAATCCTAAAGGCGCTGGATAGTCCGTTGTTGAACGATAATAAGATTACGGGAGCTAAGAATGTTCTGCTGCTTATCGTTTCTGGTGGGGATGAAATCACGATCGATGAGATCGGTGAGATCAACGAGCATATTCAAAACGAGGCGGGTCACTCGGCAAACATCATTATGGGTGTGGGCGAGGACGAGTCACTGGGAGATGCCATTGCTATAACGGTAATCGCCACGGGATTTAACATCGAGCAACAGCACGAGATCTCTAATACAGATTCTAAGCGCATTATCCACACGCTAGAGGAGGAACAACGCACCACAAAAGTGTTGAGTGATTCAAATGAGAAGGTGACGCCCGGTCGTTTGATTATGGATCTGGAAGAAGATGAGGAGGTTGATGAGAATGACGCTTTCGCGAAAGCGGATAAACAAAAATCTCCATCACAACAAAAAGTCATTGTCCATGAACTGGGTGAGGAAGAGGAGGAAACATTACCAAAACCGACACCTAATAACGACCTAATCAAAACCTCAGAGGAGATCAAAGATATCGAGATCAAAGATGAGGAGTATGTGGACCCAGCAGGCACGTTGTTCACGATCACAGATGAGGATGAAGTTCAAGAGCCGGTGGTCAATGAAGAGAAGGAAACGCCATTTTCGTTAGATTTTGACATGCCATTATCTCAAGAAAAAGAGCAGCCAGCTCAAGAAGAACGCCCTATTAAACACAATCTTGAGGATATTGAAATACGCAACGCAGAAGAACTACCCAATAAAGTAGAGCCTTCTGGAGTGAAGAAATACTCGCTTCAAGATTTTATGGAAGACGAGGAGGACGAGCCCTTTGTTTCGCAAAGAAAAGAGCCTACTAAAGTTTCTGAGCCAGAGATCAAGATCGTAAAAAAGCCACAGGTAAAGGCAGATCCATTAACCACGCCGCTGGATCCAGTTGAACCCATTGCAGATCCTACAGAGCTTCCTATCAACGAGGCAATCTTACGCAGGGCAGAGGAGCGCAAACGTAAACTGCATTTATACAATTACAAGTTCAAAAGCTCTGATAAACTAGATGAAATGGAGCGCCAGCCTGCTTATAAGCGTCAAGGCGTAGAACTGGATAGCATGCCAGAAGATCAAGTGAAGTCACGTACTTCAATTTCAACAGATGAGAATAACCAGTTAAAATTTAAATCAAACAACAACAGTTACCTACACGATAGAGCAGATTGA
- a CDS encoding UDP-N-acetylmuramoyl-L-alanyl-D-glutamate--2,6-diaminopimelate ligase, with translation MKNLQELLYKVPLETVVGSTQVEVENIHFDSRQVGDGDVFIALKGTASDGHDFIEKAIDQGALAIVLENLPKETHENITYIKVESSHKALARMAANYFENPSRELKLVGVTGTNGKTTTTSLLYSLFKDCGFKTGLISTVHVLVDEKTIPTKHTTPDPITINSYLREMVDAGVDYCFMEVSSHGIAQERVGALHFAGGVFTNLSHDHLDYHKTFAEYRDVKKRFFDELPASSFALTNVDDKNGNYMLQNTKAKKLGYALKTITDYQAKIIENQFGGLLLKINEQEVWTKMIGRFNAYNMLAIYGAAIELGLEKEEVLVAISKLKGVSGRFQYFTTAKEKITTIVDYAHTPDALENVLETINAIRTKNETLITVVGCGGDRDKTKRPKMAQIAASLSDKVILTSDNPRTEDPQEILDDMEKGVEPQDFKKVLNVLNRKQAIKTAAQMARENDIILIAGKGHETYQEINGVRHDFDDRNIAMELLNLLDK, from the coding sequence ATGAAAAACCTGCAAGAGCTTCTTTACAAAGTCCCGCTAGAAACTGTTGTGGGATCAACGCAAGTTGAGGTGGAAAACATTCACTTTGATTCAAGGCAAGTGGGTGATGGTGATGTGTTTATTGCGCTGAAAGGGACAGCTTCAGACGGTCATGATTTTATAGAAAAAGCAATTGATCAAGGTGCGCTAGCTATTGTTCTTGAAAATTTACCAAAAGAAACTCACGAGAACATCACTTATATCAAGGTAGAAAGTTCCCATAAAGCATTGGCGAGGATGGCTGCCAATTATTTTGAGAACCCTTCGCGAGAATTAAAGTTAGTCGGCGTAACTGGGACAAACGGTAAAACCACTACGACAAGTTTGTTATACAGCTTATTCAAAGATTGTGGTTTTAAGACAGGATTGATCTCCACGGTTCATGTACTTGTAGATGAAAAAACGATCCCAACCAAGCATACGACTCCAGATCCAATAACAATCAATTCTTACCTGCGTGAGATGGTGGACGCTGGTGTTGATTACTGTTTTATGGAGGTGAGCAGTCACGGAATTGCTCAAGAACGAGTGGGCGCATTGCATTTTGCAGGTGGCGTTTTTACTAACCTTTCCCACGATCATCTTGATTACCACAAAACCTTCGCTGAATACCGTGATGTGAAGAAGCGGTTTTTTGATGAATTACCCGCGTCATCATTTGCTTTGACTAACGTGGACGATAAAAACGGCAACTACATGTTGCAGAATACCAAGGCAAAAAAACTGGGTTACGCCTTAAAAACCATCACCGATTATCAGGCAAAGATTATAGAAAATCAATTCGGTGGTTTATTGCTGAAAATCAATGAACAAGAAGTGTGGACTAAGATGATCGGTAGGTTCAATGCTTATAACATGCTGGCCATCTACGGAGCTGCCATTGAATTAGGGCTCGAAAAAGAAGAGGTGCTCGTCGCCATTTCAAAACTCAAAGGTGTTTCCGGTAGGTTCCAATATTTCACAACAGCAAAGGAAAAAATCACTACCATAGTTGACTATGCTCATACTCCAGATGCCCTTGAAAATGTGCTGGAGACTATAAACGCCATACGCACTAAAAATGAAACGCTGATTACCGTTGTAGGCTGTGGAGGTGATCGTGACAAGACTAAGCGTCCTAAAATGGCTCAGATCGCAGCTTCATTAAGTGATAAAGTTATTTTAACCAGCGACAATCCGCGTACTGAGGATCCTCAAGAGATTCTCGATGATATGGAGAAAGGTGTCGAGCCGCAGGATTTTAAAAAAGTGCTCAATGTGCTTAACAGAAAGCAGGCGATCAAAACCGCAGCTCAAATGGCTCGTGAAAATGACATCATTCTCATAGCTGGTAAGGGCCACGAGACCTATCAAGAAATAAACGGTGTACGACACGATTTTGATGACAGAAACATTGCCATGGAACTCTTAAACCTCTTAGATAAATAA
- the murD gene encoding UDP-N-acetylmuramoyl-L-alanine--D-glutamate ligase, whose amino-acid sequence MKGLENIHKIVVLGLGRSGVGAAVLAQKHGFDVFVSDGGGGGSAFAKALQEKDISYETGGHSMDKILQADLVVKSPGIPDTVEVIKKIHEAGIQIVSEIEFASRFTEETLIAITGSNGKTTVTSFTGHMLREAGLELTVGGNIGESFAAQVAEGSAQYRVLEVSSFQLDGIDTFKPHIAVLLNITPDHLDRYDYKFENYIASKMRIAMNQDENDYLIYNADDPVIVEAIKKRKIKSRLVPFSLERKLDYGCYLEDNNITITLDNNTISMSTDHLTIKGRHNTANAMAASTTAKLLQIRKETIRQSMQSFQGVEHRLENVLKINKVQYINDSKATNVNATYFALESMEQPTVWIVGGVDKGNDYSELYSLVNRKVKAIVCLGTDNSRIVEAFGNCVEQMVETSSMEDAVRVAYKLSEAGDNVLLSPACASFDLFENYEDRGRQFKNAVRGL is encoded by the coding sequence ATGAAAGGGTTGGAAAACATACATAAAATCGTAGTTCTTGGATTGGGAAGGAGTGGCGTGGGTGCTGCCGTCTTGGCTCAGAAACATGGTTTTGATGTTTTTGTAAGCGATGGAGGGGGTGGAGGTTCCGCTTTCGCGAAAGCGTTACAAGAAAAAGATATTTCCTATGAGACCGGCGGTCATTCCATGGATAAAATCCTGCAAGCCGATCTTGTGGTGAAAAGTCCTGGAATACCTGATACGGTTGAAGTGATCAAAAAGATTCATGAGGCTGGAATTCAGATCGTTTCTGAGATTGAATTTGCTTCAAGGTTTACAGAAGAAACGCTTATTGCCATCACAGGAAGCAATGGAAAAACTACCGTCACCAGTTTTACAGGCCACATGCTTAGAGAGGCTGGACTGGAACTGACCGTAGGAGGAAACATAGGCGAGAGTTTTGCCGCTCAAGTTGCTGAAGGATCTGCGCAATATCGAGTGCTGGAAGTAAGCAGTTTTCAGCTGGATGGGATCGATACGTTCAAGCCGCATATCGCGGTATTGCTCAACATAACGCCAGATCATCTGGATCGATACGATTACAAATTTGAAAACTACATCGCGAGTAAAATGCGCATCGCGATGAATCAAGATGAGAACGATTACCTCATCTATAACGCTGACGATCCCGTGATCGTAGAAGCTATAAAAAAAAGAAAGATCAAGTCGCGCCTTGTTCCTTTTTCGCTTGAGCGAAAACTGGATTACGGATGCTACTTAGAAGATAACAACATCACAATAACATTAGATAACAACACAATTTCCATGTCAACAGATCATTTAACAATCAAAGGACGCCACAACACGGCAAATGCAATGGCTGCCTCAACCACGGCCAAGTTGCTCCAAATCAGAAAGGAAACCATAAGACAAAGCATGCAATCCTTTCAAGGGGTAGAGCATAGGCTTGAGAATGTATTGAAAATCAATAAAGTGCAATACATTAACGACTCTAAGGCCACCAACGTGAATGCCACCTATTTTGCCCTCGAAAGCATGGAGCAACCTACAGTTTGGATAGTAGGGGGAGTTGATAAGGGTAATGATTATTCTGAACTCTACAGCTTAGTTAACAGAAAGGTTAAAGCCATCGTTTGTTTGGGAACAGACAACTCGAGAATCGTAGAAGCTTTCGGGAACTGTGTGGAGCAAATGGTAGAAACCAGCAGTATGGAAGACGCCGTGCGTGTAGCCTACAAACTTTCTGAGGCTGGAGATAACGTTTTGTTGAGCCCGGCATGCGCGAGTTTTGATCTCTTTGAAAATTACGAAGACCGTGGTCGCCAATTCAAAAATGCAGTAAGAGGATTATAA